A single Agrococcus sp. ARC_14 DNA region contains:
- a CDS encoding DivIVA domain-containing protein, with protein MSTFPRARRSQPGYDIEQVEDFLEDARRAYATDARAATAIDSSTIRRTSFTMQKGGYSPAHVDAALERLEEAFARREHERGIVEHGEEPWYAKVRARAKDALEQLRLPDGERFRRVSRISRGYRLAEVDRFAARIAEYLQDGPDMTAREVRTVQFDAQFGGYDEDEVDALLDTVVSLMLAVR; from the coding sequence ATGAGCACGTTCCCGAGAGCCCGCAGGTCACAGCCGGGCTACGACATCGAGCAGGTCGAGGACTTCCTCGAGGACGCTCGTCGTGCCTACGCGACCGATGCTCGCGCTGCCACAGCGATCGACTCGTCGACGATCCGTCGCACGAGCTTCACGATGCAGAAGGGCGGCTACTCGCCCGCCCACGTCGACGCGGCCCTCGAGCGGCTGGAGGAGGCGTTCGCCCGGCGGGAGCACGAGCGCGGCATCGTCGAGCACGGCGAGGAGCCCTGGTACGCCAAGGTGCGTGCTCGCGCCAAGGACGCCCTCGAGCAGCTGCGGCTCCCCGACGGCGAGCGGTTCCGCCGCGTCAGCCGCATCTCGCGCGGCTACCGCCTTGCCGAGGTCGACCGCTTCGCGGCACGCATCGCAGAGTATCTGCAGGACGGCCCAGACATGACCGCCCGCGAGGTGCGCACGGTGCAGTTCGACGCACAGTTCGGCGGGTACGACGAGGACGAGGTCGACGCGCTGCTCGACACCGTCGTGAGCCTGATGCTGGCGGTGCGCTGA
- a CDS encoding lytic transglycosylase domain-containing protein, whose protein sequence is MITSLLVFTRSAPASARTTRTRGVLSGLSLIAAAGFVLVTLAASPSTEVMAEPASLQSENRPGQALDEVTGAQAALVRDDIIVHTPTPTPTPEPVEAAASSGGGGAAASIDIPRAVAPNPGSAQAVAREMVLARGWGEDQYSCLYNLWQRESNWNVYAQNSSSGAYGIPQSLPGSKMATAGADWQTNAATQITWGLGYIAGRYGTPCGAWGHSQSVGWY, encoded by the coding sequence GTGATAACCTCGCTCCTCGTGTTCACCCGATCTGCTCCCGCCTCTGCGCGCACCACGCGCACCCGCGGTGTGCTCTCCGGACTCTCGCTCATCGCGGCCGCCGGCTTCGTGCTCGTGACGCTCGCCGCGAGCCCGAGCACAGAGGTGATGGCGGAGCCCGCCTCGCTGCAGAGCGAGAACCGTCCTGGTCAGGCACTCGACGAGGTCACGGGTGCGCAAGCCGCCCTCGTGCGCGACGACATCATCGTCCACACTCCCACGCCGACGCCCACTCCCGAGCCCGTCGAGGCTGCTGCCTCCTCTGGCGGGGGTGGCGCTGCCGCATCCATCGACATCCCGCGCGCCGTCGCTCCCAACCCCGGGAGCGCGCAGGCCGTCGCACGAGAGATGGTGCTCGCGCGCGGATGGGGCGAAGACCAGTACTCCTGCCTTTACAACCTGTGGCAGCGGGAGTCCAACTGGAACGTCTACGCCCAGAACAGCTCCAGCGGCGCCTACGGCATCCCGCAGTCACTGCCCGGCTCGAAGATGGCGACCGCTGGCGCAGACTGGCAGACCAACGCCGCCACCCAGATCACCTGGGGGCTCGGCTACATCGCCGGCCGCTACGGCACGCCCTGCGGCGCCTGGGGCCACTCGCAGTCTGTCGGCTGGTACTGA
- a CDS encoding AI-2E family transporter → MKIRNGFLLGLAGGLGVLLAIAIGAGVQQISTVLVWAFAGIFLALGVEPLIQFLIKRKVPRWGAVLIVFVVILGIAVGAIWVIIPTIVAQFSVLIQSIIEEIEGGALESVFDWVRDTFPQFDLELALEQITGALTDFDTWSSLPPWVADLAAGIVSGVGQLAFTLGGVLIVIVLMLYFTGSLPSLKSGMYRLVPASSRPKFIEIAEQIMHSVGRFVLGQGSLGLLNGVLSFVMLSIVGSDLAVVYAFIALIASTIPLVGTISASIVISLLVLLLDGPQTALPVAIYYLIYMQVEAYVVSPQIMNRAVKVPGVVVVLSALIGGTLLGILGALVAIPVAAAIQLILKEVVIPRQDAR, encoded by the coding sequence GTGAAGATCAGGAACGGCTTTCTGCTCGGGCTCGCCGGCGGCCTCGGTGTGCTGCTGGCGATCGCCATCGGCGCCGGCGTGCAACAGATCAGCACGGTGCTGGTGTGGGCATTCGCCGGCATCTTCCTGGCCTTGGGCGTCGAGCCGCTCATCCAGTTCCTGATCAAGCGCAAGGTCCCCCGCTGGGGCGCCGTGCTCATCGTCTTCGTGGTCATCCTCGGCATCGCCGTCGGGGCCATCTGGGTCATCATCCCGACGATCGTCGCGCAGTTCTCGGTGCTCATCCAGTCGATCATCGAAGAGATCGAGGGCGGCGCGCTCGAGAGCGTCTTCGACTGGGTGCGCGACACGTTCCCGCAGTTCGATCTCGAGCTCGCGCTCGAGCAGATCACCGGCGCGCTCACCGACTTCGACACCTGGTCGTCGCTGCCGCCGTGGGTGGCAGACCTCGCGGCCGGCATCGTCAGCGGCGTCGGCCAGCTCGCCTTCACGCTCGGCGGCGTGCTCATCGTCATCGTGCTGATGCTCTACTTCACCGGCTCGCTGCCGTCGCTCAAGTCGGGGATGTACCGACTCGTGCCGGCCTCCTCGCGACCGAAGTTCATCGAGATCGCCGAGCAGATCATGCACTCTGTCGGGCGCTTCGTGCTCGGGCAGGGGTCCCTCGGCCTGCTGAACGGCGTTTTGTCGTTCGTCATGCTCTCGATCGTGGGCTCCGACCTGGCCGTCGTGTACGCGTTCATCGCGCTCATCGCCTCGACGATCCCGCTGGTCGGCACGATCTCCGCATCCATCGTCATCTCGCTGCTGGTGCTGCTGCTCGACGGCCCGCAGACGGCGCTGCCGGTGGCGATCTACTACCTCATCTACATGCAGGTCGAGGCCTACGTCGTCAGCCCGCAGATCATGAACCGCGCGGTCAAGGTGCCGGGAGTCGTCGTCGTGCTCTCCGCCCTCATCGGCGGCACCCTGCTCGGCATCCTGGGAGCGCTCGTCGCGATCCCCGTGGCCGCAGCCATCCAACTGATCCTCAAGGAAGTCGTGATCCCGAGGCAGGACGCGAGATAG
- a CDS encoding tetratricopeptide repeat protein has product MTQEHLPASIAGAVDLSALAARHARAADPEQAAGGGAAPAAPGVVISIGDADLNTLVELSSRVPVIIAIVAEWSEPSQQLMPVLERLVQAQRGKLVLAKVDGERSPQIVQAFQSQSVPTVAAIIGGRPAPLFTGSLPEDQLQDMLAQVLEFAAQQGVTGSVPMADTAEGEEAAEPAPAPVPPLHQEAYDAIDAGDYPTGIAAFEKAIAQNPRDAEAVAGLAQVRLLARLHGRSADEIREAAAAAPTEIDAQMLVADLDLSGGHVEDAFLRMLDLIGSLQGDEKQDARLRLLDLFEIVGHDDARVAAARKRLTTLLY; this is encoded by the coding sequence ATGACGCAAGAGCACCTGCCCGCATCGATCGCAGGGGCCGTCGACCTGTCGGCGCTCGCGGCACGGCACGCCCGGGCGGCGGATCCCGAGCAGGCCGCAGGTGGCGGCGCCGCGCCTGCTGCTCCCGGCGTGGTCATCAGCATCGGTGATGCCGATCTGAACACGCTCGTCGAGCTGTCGTCGCGCGTGCCGGTCATCATCGCGATCGTCGCCGAGTGGAGCGAGCCGAGCCAGCAGCTCATGCCCGTGCTCGAGCGTCTCGTCCAGGCGCAGCGCGGAAAGCTGGTGCTGGCGAAGGTCGATGGTGAGCGCAGCCCGCAGATCGTGCAGGCGTTCCAGTCCCAGTCGGTGCCGACCGTCGCCGCGATCATCGGCGGGCGACCCGCGCCGCTGTTCACCGGCTCGCTGCCGGAGGACCAGCTGCAGGACATGCTCGCGCAGGTGCTCGAGTTCGCCGCGCAGCAGGGCGTCACCGGCAGCGTGCCCATGGCTGACACGGCGGAGGGCGAGGAGGCCGCGGAGCCCGCGCCCGCGCCCGTGCCGCCGTTGCACCAGGAGGCCTACGACGCGATCGACGCCGGCGACTACCCCACCGGGATCGCCGCGTTCGAGAAGGCCATCGCGCAGAACCCGCGCGATGCCGAAGCAGTGGCGGGCCTCGCGCAGGTGCGGCTGTTGGCGCGCCTGCATGGCCGCAGCGCTGACGAGATCCGCGAGGCGGCTGCGGCCGCACCGACCGAGATCGACGCGCAGATGCTCGTCGCCGACCTCGACCTCTCCGGTGGCCACGTGGAGGACGCCTTCCTCCGCATGCTCGACCTGATCGGCTCGCTGCAGGGCGATGAGAAGCAGGATGCGCGGCTGCGGCTGCTCGACCTGTTCGAGATCGTCGGGCACGACGACGCGCGCGTCGCTGCGGCGCGGAAGCGGTTGACGACCCTCTTGTATTGA
- the glgB gene encoding 1,4-alpha-glucan branching protein GlgB has protein sequence MMLDQATIQLLADGAHPAPHDLLGAHPSTGGSDASSHVVRAVRHLADAVTVLVEAETDQVATPMEHLGHGLWQATVTGPIRPYRLRTTYGDGAAWEAEDPYRFTPTLGELDLHLWREGRHEQAWQVLGSRLRVHEGVAGAGFAVWAPNARAVRIVGDFNDWVGRSHSMRTMGASGVWELFVPGDLEHSAYKYEILTDDGWVTRADPMARYTEVPPATASKVGSSRFAWSDDDWMRSRAARDPHNSPMSVYELHFGSWRPGLGYREMADALIEHLEVTGFTHVQFMPLAEHPFGGSWGYQVTGYFAPTSRFGHPDDLRYLVDRLHRAGYAVLMDWVPGHFPKDEWALARFDGKPLYEHPDPRRGDQPDWGTHVFNFGRPEVKNFLVANAVYWLEEFHIDGLRVDAVASMLYLDYSREDGEWLPNVHGGREHLEAISLLQEVNATVYRRCPGIVMIAEESTSWPGVTKPTDADGLGFGMKWNMGWMHDTLQYMAVDPMYRSHHHGEITFSFLYAFSEQFLLPISHDEVVHGKGSLLGKMPGDQWQKLASVRAYLTFMWAHPGKQLLFMGQEFGQPSEWSEARGLDWWILDQPVHRGLMSLVSQLNRAYRDTEALWLRDNEPGGFEWIDGGNSSDNLVAFLRWGAEGDPVAAIVNFSGRPVEGYRMGLPFAGEWEELVNSDALEFGGSGVGNLGTVHAVEEPWGGRPASATLTVPPLAGLILRPKAARSVTP, from the coding sequence ATGATGCTCGACCAGGCCACCATCCAGCTGCTGGCAGACGGCGCGCACCCGGCACCGCACGACCTGCTGGGCGCGCATCCCTCGACCGGCGGTTCGGATGCGTCGAGCCACGTCGTTCGGGCTGTCCGTCACCTCGCCGACGCGGTGACGGTGCTCGTCGAGGCCGAGACCGACCAGGTGGCGACGCCGATGGAGCACCTCGGGCACGGGCTGTGGCAGGCCACCGTGACCGGACCCATCCGCCCCTACCGCTTGCGCACGACCTACGGCGACGGAGCCGCCTGGGAGGCGGAGGACCCGTATCGCTTCACGCCGACGCTCGGCGAGCTCGACCTGCACCTGTGGCGCGAGGGTCGCCACGAGCAGGCATGGCAGGTGCTCGGCTCGCGGCTGCGCGTGCACGAGGGCGTCGCCGGTGCCGGCTTCGCGGTCTGGGCGCCGAACGCGCGCGCCGTGCGCATCGTCGGCGACTTCAACGACTGGGTGGGTCGCTCGCACTCGATGCGCACCATGGGGGCCTCCGGCGTCTGGGAGCTGTTCGTGCCGGGCGACCTCGAGCACAGCGCCTACAAGTACGAGATCCTCACCGACGACGGCTGGGTCACCCGCGCCGACCCGATGGCGCGCTACACCGAGGTGCCGCCTGCGACCGCCTCGAAGGTCGGCTCGAGCCGCTTCGCGTGGAGCGACGACGACTGGATGCGCTCCCGGGCCGCCCGCGACCCGCACAACTCCCCCATGTCGGTCTACGAGCTGCACTTCGGCTCCTGGCGACCGGGCCTCGGCTACCGGGAGATGGCGGATGCGCTCATCGAGCACCTGGAGGTGACCGGCTTCACGCACGTGCAGTTCATGCCGCTCGCCGAGCACCCCTTCGGGGGCTCGTGGGGCTATCAGGTGACGGGCTACTTCGCGCCCACCAGCCGCTTCGGCCACCCCGACGACCTGCGTTACCTCGTCGACCGGCTCCACCGGGCGGGCTACGCCGTGCTCATGGACTGGGTGCCCGGCCACTTCCCCAAGGACGAGTGGGCGCTCGCGCGCTTCGACGGAAAGCCGCTCTACGAGCACCCGGATCCGCGCCGCGGCGATCAGCCCGACTGGGGCACGCACGTGTTCAACTTCGGCAGGCCGGAGGTCAAGAACTTCCTCGTCGCCAACGCGGTCTACTGGCTCGAGGAGTTCCACATCGACGGGCTGCGCGTGGACGCCGTGGCCTCGATGCTCTACCTCGACTACTCGCGCGAGGACGGCGAGTGGCTGCCCAACGTGCACGGCGGCCGCGAGCACCTCGAGGCCATCTCCCTGCTACAGGAGGTCAACGCGACCGTCTACCGCCGCTGCCCCGGCATCGTCATGATCGCCGAGGAGTCGACCTCCTGGCCGGGGGTGACGAAGCCGACGGATGCGGACGGCCTCGGCTTCGGCATGAAGTGGAACATGGGCTGGATGCACGACACGCTGCAGTACATGGCGGTCGACCCGATGTACCGCTCGCACCACCACGGTGAGATCACGTTCTCGTTCCTGTATGCGTTCAGCGAGCAGTTCCTGCTGCCGATCAGCCACGACGAGGTCGTGCACGGCAAGGGCTCGCTGCTGGGCAAGATGCCTGGTGACCAGTGGCAGAAGCTCGCCTCGGTGCGCGCCTACCTGACCTTCATGTGGGCGCACCCCGGCAAGCAGCTGCTGTTCATGGGCCAGGAGTTCGGGCAGCCGAGCGAGTGGAGCGAGGCACGCGGGCTCGACTGGTGGATCCTCGACCAGCCGGTGCATCGGGGCCTCATGTCGCTCGTCTCGCAGCTCAACCGCGCCTACCGCGACACCGAGGCGCTCTGGCTGCGCGACAACGAGCCGGGCGGCTTCGAGTGGATCGACGGCGGCAACTCCTCCGACAACCTCGTGGCGTTCCTGCGCTGGGGCGCCGAGGGCGACCCGGTCGCGGCGATCGTGAACTTCTCCGGCAGGCCCGTCGAGGGCTACCGGATGGGTCTGCCGTTCGCGGGCGAGTGGGAGGAGCTCGTGAACTCCGATGCGCTGGAGTTCGGCGGCTCCGGCGTCGGCAACCTCGGCACGGTGCACGCGGTCGAGGAGCCGTGGGGCGGGCGCCCGGCGTCGGCGACGCTCACGGTGCCGCCACTGGCGGGGCTCATCTTGAGGCCGAAGGCCGCGCGCAGCGTCACCCCGTAG
- a CDS encoding alpha-1,4-glucan--maltose-1-phosphate maltosyltransferase, translating to MLDLQPQQPGNRFPAKAVVGDVVPFSAAAFREGHDRIGVTLVLQAPSGGKQRIPMLPLEDGLDRHQALALVDEQGTWKWKVEAWADEWATWHHNAEIKIAADIDAELMATMGAQLLARAASSAKGADAARLASAGTALADVQTPVMQRWAAVNDPDILAAVDRSRPRSLVTASETLTLRVERTRAGVGAWYELFPRSEGAVRLADGTWRSGTFATAAQRLHAVRAMGFDVVYLPPVHPIGEVNRKGPNNTLTPQPGDPGSPWAIGSRHGGHDTVHPDLGTIDDFRAFVRAATDAGLEVALDLALQAAPDHPWVTAHPEWFTTLPDGTIAFAENPPKKYQDIYPVNFDNDPTGIVAEVLRIVELWIGCGVEIFRVDNPHTKPLWFWELVIGRVNAAHPDVVFLAEAFTRPAMMQALGKVGFQQSYTYFAWRNTKAELEEYLREVTGEQAAWFKPAFWVNTPDILTEYLQFGGVPAFKVRAAIAATAVPTWGMYAGYELIEDVARPGAEEAIDNEKYEYRPRDWERAARNGTTIAPYIAKLNEIRAAHPAIRQLWALDVHWSDDDAVLVYSRHLDGRFTESGESDTILVIANVDPHSARQTTVHLDLAKLGLRPGEVFDAHDLITGETWQWSDHNFVRLDAFVEPAHVIHVRRSGA from the coding sequence GTGCTCGACCTGCAGCCGCAGCAGCCCGGCAACCGCTTCCCTGCGAAGGCGGTGGTCGGCGACGTCGTGCCGTTCTCCGCGGCTGCCTTTCGCGAGGGCCACGACCGCATCGGCGTGACGCTCGTGCTGCAGGCCCCCAGCGGCGGCAAGCAGCGCATCCCCATGCTGCCGCTCGAGGACGGTCTCGACCGCCACCAGGCGCTCGCGCTCGTCGACGAGCAGGGCACCTGGAAGTGGAAGGTGGAGGCCTGGGCCGACGAGTGGGCCACCTGGCACCACAACGCCGAGATCAAGATCGCCGCCGACATCGACGCCGAGCTCATGGCCACCATGGGCGCGCAGCTGCTCGCGCGCGCCGCCAGCAGCGCGAAGGGCGCCGACGCAGCGCGACTGGCGAGTGCCGGCACCGCGCTCGCCGACGTGCAGACGCCGGTCATGCAGCGCTGGGCCGCCGTCAACGACCCCGACATCCTCGCCGCCGTCGACCGCAGCCGACCGCGTTCGCTCGTCACCGCATCCGAGACCCTGACGCTGCGCGTCGAACGCACGCGCGCGGGCGTCGGCGCCTGGTACGAGCTGTTCCCCCGCTCAGAGGGAGCGGTGCGGCTCGCCGACGGCACCTGGCGCAGCGGCACCTTCGCGACTGCCGCCCAGCGGCTGCACGCGGTGCGGGCGATGGGCTTCGACGTCGTCTACCTGCCGCCGGTGCACCCGATCGGCGAGGTCAACCGCAAGGGCCCCAACAACACGCTCACGCCCCAGCCAGGCGACCCCGGCAGCCCGTGGGCGATCGGCTCTCGGCACGGCGGCCACGACACCGTCCACCCCGATCTGGGCACGATCGACGACTTCCGTGCCTTCGTCAGGGCGGCGACGGATGCGGGGCTCGAGGTGGCCTTGGACCTCGCCCTGCAGGCGGCCCCAGATCACCCGTGGGTGACCGCGCATCCTGAGTGGTTCACGACGCTGCCCGACGGCACGATCGCGTTCGCCGAGAACCCGCCGAAGAAGTACCAGGACATCTACCCGGTGAACTTCGACAACGATCCGACCGGCATCGTCGCGGAGGTGCTGCGCATCGTCGAGCTCTGGATCGGCTGCGGCGTCGAGATCTTCCGCGTCGACAACCCGCACACGAAGCCGCTGTGGTTCTGGGAGCTCGTGATCGGGCGGGTGAACGCGGCCCACCCGGACGTGGTCTTCCTCGCGGAGGCCTTCACGCGCCCCGCCATGATGCAGGCGCTCGGCAAGGTCGGCTTCCAGCAGTCGTACACCTACTTCGCCTGGCGCAACACGAAGGCAGAGCTGGAGGAGTACCTGCGCGAGGTCACCGGCGAGCAGGCCGCCTGGTTCAAGCCCGCCTTCTGGGTGAACACGCCCGACATCCTCACCGAGTACCTGCAGTTCGGCGGCGTGCCGGCGTTCAAGGTGCGGGCGGCGATCGCGGCGACCGCCGTGCCCACCTGGGGCATGTACGCCGGCTACGAGCTCATCGAGGACGTCGCCAGGCCGGGCGCCGAGGAGGCGATCGACAACGAGAAGTACGAGTACCGGCCGCGCGACTGGGAGCGGGCTGCGCGCAACGGCACCACGATCGCCCCCTACATCGCCAAGCTCAACGAGATCCGCGCAGCGCACCCGGCAATCCGGCAGCTGTGGGCGCTCGACGTGCACTGGTCGGACGACGACGCCGTGCTGGTCTACTCGAGGCACCTCGACGGCAGGTTCACCGAGAGCGGCGAGAGCGACACCATCCTCGTGATCGCCAACGTCGACCCGCACTCGGCCCGCCAGACGACCGTGCACCTCGACCTCGCGAAGCTCGGGCTGCGGCCCGGCGAGGTCTTCGACGCGCACGACCTCATCACCGGCGAGACGTGGCAGTGGAGCGACCACAACTTCGTGCGGCTCGACGCCTTCGTCGAGCCCGCGCATGTGATCCACGTGCGACGATCGGGGGCATGA
- the glgP gene encoding alpha-glucan family phosphorylase: MRAIRKFTVRTSLPERLRRLDTIASNLRWSWHEPTRELFREISLDGWRATGHDPVQLLGWVGTERLEQLAADDAFVARVDGIADDLDDYLSQARWYQSLEDAPESIAYFSPEFGITSALPQYSGGLGILAGDHLKAASDLGVPIIGVGLFYQAGYFKQAISREGWQQESYPVLDPDGLPLTILRDPDGSHATVAIALPGGRTLHARIWQATIGRVPLLLLDTNIHENTDELRTVTDRLYGGGGEQRLQQELLLGIGGVRALAVHAELTGAPAPAVYHSNEGHAGFLGIERISRLIAEGLGFDEALQVVRAGTVFTTHTPVPAGIDRFDVELVRSHLSGDLVPGVDVDRVLALGREEDPAIFNMAQLGFSLAQRANGVSKLHGEVSRGMFASRWPGFDADEVPITSVTNGVHAPTWTSPILKHLAERELGTLDTTRCDWDSDAVSDETLWSVRREMREALVQEARDRTRAKHVRNEGAAPLWVDDLLDPDVLTIGFARRVPTYKRLTLMLHDRDRLRALLTHPERPVQLVIAGKSHPADEAGKALIQELVRFSQEPDVRGRIVFLENYDIAMAKSLYPGCDVWLNNPLRPLEACGTSGMKAALNGSLNLSILDGWWEEYFDGKNGWAIPSAHEQMDAAERDAFEANALYELIEHQVAPRYYDRDERGLPTAWIASIRHTLATLSPELSAERMLGEYVGRLYAPAAKAARVAAADGARAGREFAAWTRRMRDDFGQVSVRHVEIEGVDVPPIVGDDVRVRAFVELGSLTAEDVAVEVVGGTVSEEGELRHARRFPLDEMSVEGSVHRFESAIGLPLAGTFGYTVRVVPRHAMLASDAELGLVTYPKG; the protein is encoded by the coding sequence GTGAGAGCGATCCGCAAGTTCACCGTCCGCACCTCCCTCCCGGAGCGGCTCCGCCGCCTCGACACCATCGCGTCGAATCTGCGCTGGTCATGGCATGAGCCGACCCGCGAGCTGTTCCGCGAGATCTCGCTCGACGGCTGGCGTGCGACCGGCCATGATCCCGTGCAGCTGCTGGGCTGGGTCGGCACCGAGCGCCTCGAGCAGCTCGCCGCCGACGACGCCTTCGTCGCCCGCGTCGACGGCATCGCTGACGACCTCGACGACTACCTGTCGCAGGCGCGCTGGTACCAGTCGCTCGAGGACGCGCCCGAATCGATCGCCTACTTCTCTCCCGAGTTCGGCATCACGAGCGCGCTGCCGCAGTACTCCGGCGGCCTGGGCATCCTGGCTGGCGACCATCTGAAGGCCGCGAGCGACCTGGGTGTGCCGATCATCGGCGTCGGCCTCTTCTACCAGGCCGGCTACTTCAAGCAGGCGATCTCGCGGGAGGGCTGGCAGCAGGAGTCGTACCCCGTGCTCGACCCCGACGGCCTGCCGCTCACCATCCTGCGCGACCCGGACGGCAGCCACGCCACGGTGGCGATCGCCCTTCCCGGCGGGCGCACCCTGCACGCCCGCATCTGGCAGGCCACGATCGGCCGTGTGCCGCTGCTGCTGCTCGACACGAACATCCACGAGAACACCGATGAGCTGCGCACCGTCACCGACCGGCTCTACGGCGGCGGTGGCGAGCAGCGACTGCAGCAGGAGCTGCTGCTGGGCATCGGCGGTGTGCGCGCCCTCGCGGTGCACGCCGAGCTCACGGGTGCGCCGGCCCCGGCGGTCTATCACTCGAACGAGGGCCACGCCGGCTTCCTCGGCATCGAGCGCATCTCTCGACTGATCGCCGAGGGGCTCGGCTTCGACGAGGCGCTGCAGGTCGTGCGCGCCGGCACCGTCTTCACGACCCACACGCCGGTGCCCGCCGGCATCGACCGCTTCGACGTCGAGCTCGTGCGCAGCCACCTCTCCGGCGACCTCGTGCCCGGCGTCGACGTCGATCGCGTGCTCGCGCTGGGACGCGAGGAGGATCCGGCGATCTTCAACATGGCGCAGCTGGGCTTCTCGCTCGCGCAGCGCGCCAACGGCGTCTCGAAGCTGCACGGCGAGGTCTCGCGCGGCATGTTCGCGAGCCGCTGGCCCGGCTTCGACGCCGACGAGGTGCCCATCACCTCCGTGACCAACGGCGTGCACGCGCCCACCTGGACATCACCCATCCTCAAGCACCTCGCCGAGCGCGAGCTCGGCACGCTCGACACAACCCGCTGCGACTGGGACTCCGATGCCGTGAGCGACGAGACGCTCTGGTCGGTGCGGAGGGAGATGCGCGAGGCGCTCGTGCAGGAGGCGCGCGACCGCACCAGGGCGAAGCATGTGCGCAACGAGGGCGCGGCACCGCTCTGGGTCGACGACCTGCTCGATCCCGATGTGCTCACGATCGGCTTCGCGCGCCGCGTGCCGACGTACAAGCGGCTCACACTCATGCTCCACGACCGCGACCGCCTGCGCGCGCTGCTGACGCATCCCGAGCGCCCCGTGCAGCTCGTGATCGCCGGCAAGTCGCACCCGGCGGACGAGGCGGGCAAGGCCCTCATCCAGGAGCTCGTGCGCTTCTCGCAGGAGCCCGACGTGCGCGGCAGGATCGTCTTCCTCGAGAACTACGACATCGCCATGGCGAAGTCGCTCTATCCGGGCTGCGACGTGTGGCTCAACAACCCGCTGCGACCGCTCGAGGCCTGCGGCACGTCCGGCATGAAGGCGGCGCTCAACGGCTCGCTCAACCTGTCGATCCTCGACGGCTGGTGGGAGGAGTACTTCGACGGCAAGAACGGCTGGGCGATCCCCTCAGCGCACGAGCAGATGGATGCTGCGGAGCGCGACGCCTTCGAGGCCAACGCGCTGTATGAGCTGATCGAGCACCAGGTGGCGCCGCGGTACTACGACCGCGACGAGCGCGGGCTGCCGACCGCCTGGATCGCATCGATCCGTCACACGCTCGCGACGCTGAGCCCCGAGCTCTCTGCCGAGCGGATGCTGGGCGAGTACGTCGGCAGGCTGTATGCGCCTGCGGCGAAGGCCGCGCGGGTCGCCGCCGCGGACGGTGCCAGGGCGGGCCGCGAGTTCGCGGCGTGGACGAGGCGGATGCGCGACGACTTCGGGCAGGTCTCGGTGCGACACGTCGAGATCGAGGGCGTCGACGTGCCGCCGATCGTGGGCGACGATGTGCGTGTGCGCGCCTTCGTCGAGCTGGGCTCGCTGACCGCCGAGGATGTCGCGGTGGAGGTGGTGGGCGGAACGGTCTCGGAGGAGGGCGAGCTGCGCCACGCGCGCAGGTTCCCGCTCGACGAGATGAGCGTCGAGGGCTCGGTGCACCGCTTCGAGTCGGCGATCGGGCTGCCGCTGGCCGGCACCTTCGGCTACACGGTGCGGGTGGTGCCGAGGCACGCGATGCTCGCCTCCGACGCCGAGCTGGGGCTGGTCACCTACCCGAAGGGCTGA